In Paramormyrops kingsleyae isolate MSU_618 unplaced genomic scaffold, PKINGS_0.4 ups29, whole genome shotgun sequence, one genomic interval encodes:
- the LOC140583999 gene encoding uncharacterized protein isoform X3 has translation MAALEPHSTLIMELFKTGMTHAEISCTLKQMNIVDCSERSVRRFCAGHDLKRKRLLADAALERILARSIYETGPSYGRKFMTGYLASMGLHAGEGRVGRFLKELHQPYHEFRRQGARNLNPAPYHAEYMGHKLHLDQNEKLVMFGATHVLAVDGYSSKIVAHSTMPVKNNLVIYEEIYRPAVVKHGMWDQVRVDHGREFFLCLYVQEKLSQYRHNLSRPPYLQTTSTRTLIVDRSTKSPRGLQIPGTFEWKGCGQR, from the exons ATGGCAGCGCTGGAGCCACACTCCACATTAATCATGGAGTTGTTCAAAACTGGTATGACACACGCAGAAATTTCCTGCACACTGAAGCAGATGAATATCGTAGACTGCTCGGAAAGAAGCGTCAGAAGATTTTGTGCTGGACACGACCTAAAGAGAAAACGACTTTTGGCAGACGCAGCATTAGAGAGGATTTTGGCTCGGTCGATTTACGAA ACTGGACCATCGTATGGCCGGAAGTTCATGACTGGCTATCTGGCATCAATGGGGCTTCATGCAGGAGAAGGTCGGGTCGGAAGATTCCTGAAGGAGCTCCATCAGCCATACCATGAATTCCGGCGTCAG gGTGCTCGAAATTTAAATCCAGCTCCCTATCATGCTGAATACATGGGTCATAAACTTCATCTGGACCAGAATGAAAAGCTTGTAATGTTTGGTGCAACACATGTCTTGGCCGTTGATGGCTACAGCAGCAAGATTGTTGCACATTCCACAATGCCAGTAAAAAACAACCTTGTCATTTACGAGGAAATATACAG ACCTGCAGTTGTGAAGCATGGCATGTGGGACCAAGTCAGAGTTGACCATGGCAGGGAGTTTTTCCTGTGTCTTTACGTGCAAGAAAAGCTGTCACAATATAGGCACAACCTCAGCAGGCCACCATATCTCCAAACCACATCAACAAGG ACGCTGATCGTGGATAGATCTACAAAATCTCCCAGAGGACTACAAATACCAGG AACCTTCGAGTGGAAAGGTTGTGGCCAGAGGTGA
- the LOC140583999 gene encoding uncharacterized protein isoform X1, whose translation MAALEPHSTLIMELFKTGMTHAEISCTLKQMNIVDCSERSVRRFCAGHDLKRKRLLADAALERILARSIYETGPSYGRKFMTGYLASMGLHAGEGRVGRFLKELHQPYHEFRRQGARNLNPAPYHAEYMGHKLHLDQNEKLVMFGATHVLAVDGYSSKIVAHSTMPVKNNLVIYEEIYRPAVVKHGMWDQVRVDHGREFFLCLYVQEKLSQYRHNLSRPPYLQTTSTRNLRVERLWPEVNNRVNYPLKQALVHLLDQEVVNMEDNLTKFCISNLTSQVSQIGLDRVVQSWNAHRIPGRGIPNELAANRCRAEVSEELLPCASVVANLYEQELGSSLTWVSTFGTDPFSSEEDRCHAEEIFAEMYPDISLLFNHVVNNDYAPFQDALISLIRLTVRYV comes from the exons ATGGCAGCGCTGGAGCCACACTCCACATTAATCATGGAGTTGTTCAAAACTGGTATGACACACGCAGAAATTTCCTGCACACTGAAGCAGATGAATATCGTAGACTGCTCGGAAAGAAGCGTCAGAAGATTTTGTGCTGGACACGACCTAAAGAGAAAACGACTTTTGGCAGACGCAGCATTAGAGAGGATTTTGGCTCGGTCGATTTACGAA ACTGGACCATCGTATGGCCGGAAGTTCATGACTGGCTATCTGGCATCAATGGGGCTTCATGCAGGAGAAGGTCGGGTCGGAAGATTCCTGAAGGAGCTCCATCAGCCATACCATGAATTCCGGCGTCAG gGTGCTCGAAATTTAAATCCAGCTCCCTATCATGCTGAATACATGGGTCATAAACTTCATCTGGACCAGAATGAAAAGCTTGTAATGTTTGGTGCAACACATGTCTTGGCCGTTGATGGCTACAGCAGCAAGATTGTTGCACATTCCACAATGCCAGTAAAAAACAACCTTGTCATTTACGAGGAAATATACAG ACCTGCAGTTGTGAAGCATGGCATGTGGGACCAAGTCAGAGTTGACCATGGCAGGGAGTTTTTCCTGTGTCTTTACGTGCAAGAAAAGCTGTCACAATATAGGCACAACCTCAGCAGGCCACCATATCTCCAAACCACATCAACAAGG AACCTTCGAGTGGAAAGGTTGTGGCCAGAGGTGAACAACCGTGTGAACTACCCCCTGAAACAGGCTCTGGTGCACCTACTAGACCAAGAGGTTGTGAACATGGAGGACAACCTAACAAAATTCTGCATATCAAACCTGACATCTCAAGTGAGTCAAATTGGACTTGACAGAGTGGTCCAGTCATGGAATGCACACAGGATCCCAG gacGTGGAATTCCTAATGAACTGGCTGCAAACAGATGTCGAGCTGAAGTCTCAGAGGAGCTGCTGCCATGTGCCTCTGTCGTGGCAAACCTGTATGAGCAGGAGCTGGGATCTTCCCTGACATGGGTGTCTACCTTTGGAACTGACCCCTTTTCATCTGAAGAAGATAGATGCCATGCAGAAGAAATCTTTGCAGAGATGTACCCTGACATTTCTCTTCTTTTTAATCATGTAGTGAACAATGACTATGCTCCTTTCCAAGATGCCTTAATCTCCCTAATACGTTTAACTGTAAGATATGTTTGA
- the LOC140583999 gene encoding uncharacterized protein isoform X2, whose translation MAALEPHSTLIMELFKTGMTHAEISCTLKQMNIVDCSERSVRRFCAGHDLKRKRLLADAALERILARSIYEFMTGYLASMGLHAGEGRVGRFLKELHQPYHEFRRQGARNLNPAPYHAEYMGHKLHLDQNEKLVMFGATHVLAVDGYSSKIVAHSTMPVKNNLVIYEEIYRPAVVKHGMWDQVRVDHGREFFLCLYVQEKLSQYRHNLSRPPYLQTTSTRNLRVERLWPEVNNRVNYPLKQALVHLLDQEVVNMEDNLTKFCISNLTSQVSQIGLDRVVQSWNAHRIPGRGIPNELAANRCRAEVSEELLPCASVVANLYEQELGSSLTWVSTFGTDPFSSEEDRCHAEEIFAEMYPDISLLFNHVVNNDYAPFQDALISLIRLTVRYV comes from the exons ATGGCAGCGCTGGAGCCACACTCCACATTAATCATGGAGTTGTTCAAAACTGGTATGACACACGCAGAAATTTCCTGCACACTGAAGCAGATGAATATCGTAGACTGCTCGGAAAGAAGCGTCAGAAGATTTTGTGCTGGACACGACCTAAAGAGAAAACGACTTTTGGCAGACGCAGCATTAGAGAGGATTTTGGCTCGGTCGATTTACGAA TTCATGACTGGCTATCTGGCATCAATGGGGCTTCATGCAGGAGAAGGTCGGGTCGGAAGATTCCTGAAGGAGCTCCATCAGCCATACCATGAATTCCGGCGTCAG gGTGCTCGAAATTTAAATCCAGCTCCCTATCATGCTGAATACATGGGTCATAAACTTCATCTGGACCAGAATGAAAAGCTTGTAATGTTTGGTGCAACACATGTCTTGGCCGTTGATGGCTACAGCAGCAAGATTGTTGCACATTCCACAATGCCAGTAAAAAACAACCTTGTCATTTACGAGGAAATATACAG ACCTGCAGTTGTGAAGCATGGCATGTGGGACCAAGTCAGAGTTGACCATGGCAGGGAGTTTTTCCTGTGTCTTTACGTGCAAGAAAAGCTGTCACAATATAGGCACAACCTCAGCAGGCCACCATATCTCCAAACCACATCAACAAGG AACCTTCGAGTGGAAAGGTTGTGGCCAGAGGTGAACAACCGTGTGAACTACCCCCTGAAACAGGCTCTGGTGCACCTACTAGACCAAGAGGTTGTGAACATGGAGGACAACCTAACAAAATTCTGCATATCAAACCTGACATCTCAAGTGAGTCAAATTGGACTTGACAGAGTGGTCCAGTCATGGAATGCACACAGGATCCCAG gacGTGGAATTCCTAATGAACTGGCTGCAAACAGATGTCGAGCTGAAGTCTCAGAGGAGCTGCTGCCATGTGCCTCTGTCGTGGCAAACCTGTATGAGCAGGAGCTGGGATCTTCCCTGACATGGGTGTCTACCTTTGGAACTGACCCCTTTTCATCTGAAGAAGATAGATGCCATGCAGAAGAAATCTTTGCAGAGATGTACCCTGACATTTCTCTTCTTTTTAATCATGTAGTGAACAATGACTATGCTCCTTTCCAAGATGCCTTAATCTCCCTAATACGTTTAACTGTAAGATATGTTTGA
- the LOC140584000 gene encoding uncharacterized protein produces MDSYVLFRGTKRLTLKEDMITEKISRIFQVRPLSLYITDDSNVAVFPASDGHFSTCDLMLRGHYEVHGESCDAEEVPGPVPYNPTRFSFHRPPSAAAGSAARPSSRATVAKAYQRTIFIADLVDGKLETSRALTVRFSEFEASVMGITSKVNEALEQEDSVILTDGQGNKILETEGTRGSAFWRQNARKVLAVKVEDFLQLQGNKKRRLSRRDDNGLDAVFDKIEEVVLASQGLQEVSTTMKELMELASSNRRVSLAAAEAATIKDAFACLICKGPLVEPIVSSCCQSLVGCRSCIDECKRNSVFCPKCRADDFHMNTQRLTGLSDALAALGNILWQ; encoded by the exons ATGGATAGTTATGTGCTGTTCAGGGGAACAAAACGGCTGACTCTAAAAGAAGACATGATCACCGAAAAAATAAGCAGGATCTTCCAG GTTCGTCCACTCAGTCTTTATATTACCGATGATTCCAATGTGGCCGTATTTCCGGCAAGTGATGGGCACTTCAGCACTTGTGACCTGATGTTAAGGGGTCATTACGAAGTGCATGGGGAGAGCTGTGATGCCGAGGAGGTACCCGGGCCCGTACCATACAACCCCACCCGCTTTTCCTTCCACCGACCGCCGAGTGCAGCTGCGGGCTCAGCGGCGAGACCTTCTTCAAGAGCTACAGTGGCAAAGGCATACCAAAG GACCATCTTCATTGCTGACCTTGTGGATGGAAAATTAGAAACAAGCCGAGCCCTGACGGTGAGGTTCTCTGAATTTGAGGCTTCTGTCATGGGAATCACCAGTAAAGTGAATGAGGCCCTCGAACAAGAGGACTCCGTCATCCTTACTGATGGACAGGGTAACAAAATCTTGGAAACAGAAGGAACCAGAG GATCAGCATTTTGGAGGCAAAATGCAAGGAAAGTCTtggctgtgaaggtggaggaTTTCTTGCAGTTACAAGGAAATAAGAAAAGGAGGCTGAG tCGACGAGATGATAATGGCCTTGATGCTGTGTTTGATAAAATTGAGGAGGTGGTCCTGGCATCACAAGGACTTCAGGAGGTGTCAACAACAATGAAGGAGTTGATGGAGCTGGCCAGTTCCAACCGCAGAGTTTCCCTGGCAGCAGCTGAAGCAGCAACTATTAAAGATGCCTTTGCCTGTCTTATCTGCAAAg GTCCTTTGGTTGAGCCCATTGTTTCTTCATGCTGCCAAAGCCTTGTTGGTTGCAGAAGCTGCATCGATGAGTGTAAGAGAAATTCAGTGTTTTGCCCAAAATGTCGAGCCGATGACTTCCACATGAACACACAAAGACTAACTGGACTGTCTGATGCACTGGCTGCTCTGGGCAACATTTTGTGGCAGTAA